In one window of Nakamurella sp. PAMC28650 DNA:
- a CDS encoding M20/M25/M40 family metallo-hydrolase produces MELAHQLIRIDSTNTGDAGSSITERAAAEWVAEKLSEVGLDPVYVESGAPGRGNVIVRLAGADPTRGALLIHGHLDVVPAEPAQWSVHPLSGEVKDGYLWGRGAVDMKDIIAMSLAVLRQFATDGVLPPRDLVFAFLADEESGGFFGAKWLVRHRPDLFEGVTEAIGEVGGFSETFTGVSGDPVRAYLIETAEKGVTWMRLKTRGTPGHASMLNTDNAVAKLAAGITRLQDHRFPQIITPALQEFLAGVTDLTGMDFPEDDLDAAVARLGNLSRIVGATLRDTATVTTFHAGYKGNVVPSLAEATVDCRILPGREGLFYDELADILGPDIEREWDDLPPVATTFDGALVDAMTAALVAEDPGAMVLPYMLSAGTDAKSFAELGIRHFGFAPLKLPADLNFSALFHGIDERVPVDALEFGTRVLDRFLRNC; encoded by the coding sequence CGAGCGGGCCGCGGCGGAATGGGTGGCCGAGAAACTGTCCGAGGTGGGTCTGGATCCCGTCTACGTGGAGTCCGGCGCGCCGGGGCGCGGCAACGTCATCGTCCGGCTGGCCGGCGCGGACCCCACCCGCGGCGCGCTGCTCATCCACGGACACCTGGACGTCGTCCCCGCCGAGCCTGCGCAGTGGTCGGTGCACCCGCTCTCCGGTGAGGTGAAGGACGGCTATCTCTGGGGTCGCGGAGCCGTCGACATGAAGGACATAATCGCCATGTCCCTCGCGGTGTTGCGCCAGTTCGCCACCGACGGCGTGCTGCCACCGCGCGATCTGGTGTTCGCCTTCCTGGCCGACGAGGAATCGGGTGGGTTCTTCGGCGCGAAATGGCTGGTGCGCCACCGTCCCGACCTGTTCGAAGGGGTCACAGAAGCCATCGGTGAGGTCGGCGGATTCTCCGAGACCTTCACCGGCGTCTCCGGTGACCCGGTGCGCGCCTACCTGATCGAGACGGCCGAGAAGGGCGTCACCTGGATGCGGCTGAAGACCCGCGGCACACCGGGTCACGCCTCCATGCTGAACACCGACAATGCGGTGGCCAAGCTCGCCGCCGGGATCACGCGCCTGCAGGACCACCGGTTCCCGCAGATCATCACGCCGGCGCTGCAGGAGTTCCTGGCCGGTGTCACGGACCTGACCGGGATGGACTTCCCAGAGGACGATCTGGATGCGGCGGTGGCCAGACTCGGCAATCTGTCCCGCATCGTCGGGGCCACCCTGCGGGACACCGCCACCGTGACCACCTTTCACGCCGGCTACAAGGGCAATGTGGTGCCGTCCCTGGCCGAGGCAACGGTGGACTGCCGGATCCTGCCCGGACGTGAGGGCCTGTTCTACGACGAGCTGGCCGACATCCTGGGGCCGGACATCGAACGTGAGTGGGACGATCTCCCCCCGGTGGCCACGACGTTCGACGGTGCGCTCGTGGACGCGATGACCGCCGCGCTGGTGGCCGAGGATCCGGGAGCGATGGTGTTGCCGTACATGCTCTCCGCCGGGACCGACGCGAAGTCCTTCGCCGAACTCGGCATCCGGCATTTCGGCTTCGCGCCCTTGAAGTTGCCCGCCGACCTCAACTTCTCGGCGTTGTTCCACGGCATCGACGAGCGGGTACCGGTCGACGCGCTGGAGTTCGGCACGCGAGTGCTGGACCGGTTCCTGCGCAACTGCTGA